Proteins from a single region of Chlorocebus sabaeus isolate Y175 chromosome 25, mChlSab1.0.hap1, whole genome shotgun sequence:
- the LOC103231019 gene encoding uncharacterized protein has protein sequence MGPEIGESDRAARIGEAFGCGVREATRRVKVGRARSAPPAGRPPRRPGNSFPAPAASHPLSRLSGPEGGCTARRRPEIRLLLPPGTTEPQHAERCSLGSRKRWPGAGPATAPGLRRRRSRKPGAVGFLRPVAALSWPRGAMVRLLPRSGGALAGRLRVWTGQPGRPAKRCVFPGPRGPGEPCVFTWWEWFTGKVDGRYPANRHALYCLGVNSLESKYQQSLWNVFPLVRGLKISHEKHHCALAEVLAGCSIIPLLCPKKPPHIPSGCRPLDFSV, from the exons ATGGGCCCAGAAATTGGGGAGTCGGACAGGGCAGCTCGGAT CGGAGAGGCTTTCGGCTGCGGGGTGCGAGAGGCGACCCGAAGGGTGAAGGTAGGGCGAGCGCGGTCAGCGCCCCCGGCTGGGCGGCCTCCCCGCCGGCCAGGGAATTCGTTCCCAGCTCCAGCCGCATCTCACCCTCTATCGCGCCTCTCGGGCCCAGAGGGAGGCTGCACGGCCCGGAGGAGGCCTGAAATCCGCCTTTTGTTGCCTCCCGGGACCACAGAGCCACAGCACGCTGAGCGCTGCAGTCTGGGCAGCCGGAAGCGCTGGCCGGGCGCAGGGCCAGCGACCGCCCCGGGTCTGCGCAGGCGCAGGTCGAGGAAGCCGGGCGCGGTCGGATTTCTGCGGCCCGTGGCTGCCCTCTCGTGGCCGCGAGGCGCCATGGTACGGCTGCTTCCGCGCAGCGGAGGGGCGCTGGCCGGGAGGCTGCGGGTCTGGACCGGCCAGCCGGGGAGGCCAGCCAAGCGCTGTGTTTTTCCAGGTCCGCGCGGGCCAGGGGAGCCCTGCGTGTTTACTTGGTGGGAGTGGTTTACTGGGAAAGTAGACGGAAGGTACCCTGCAAATCGGCATGCACTGTATTGTTTGGGAGTCAACAGCCTGGAAAGCAAATATCAG CAGTCGCTTTGGAATGTGTTTCCTCTTGTCCGGGGTTTGAAGATTAGTCATGAAAAACACCACTGTGCCCTTGCTGAAGTGCTTGCTGGCTGCTCGATCATTCCACTTCTATGTCCCAAGAAG CCTCCACACATTCCCTCCGGCTGCAGGCCCCTGGATTTTTCCGTGTGA